A window of Phragmites australis chromosome 2, lpPhrAust1.1, whole genome shotgun sequence genomic DNA:
TCAACAAGAGGGAAaactcaagttcttgatgtttgAGGCAAAGAGAATTTATGTGCTTAATTTCACCAAGAACCACACACCTTTCTTGCGAGGAATTTCTCTGATTGGTCGCCCGCAGGTTGCCGGTTGCGGATCAAATTCAAACATGACGACGCTGTCGTCCGGCGTCCTCCTCAAGCTGCTCGATGGCATGAAGACCGGCGCCGCCAAGCCCGTGGGCGAGCACCGGACGGCGGTGCTGCAGGTGACGGACATCGTGCCGGCGGAGATGGACGAGAAGGACCTGTGGCCCAAGCACGGCCAGTTCTACGTCAAGGTCTCCGACGCCTCGCACTCCATCTACGCCATCCTCCCGCTCGCCCAGGCCGATCTCGTCCTCTCCAACAAGCTCCACCTTGGCCAGTTCGTCCACGTCGACCGCCTCGACCCGGCCTCCCCAGTTCCCGTCATCGTCGGCGCCAGGCCGCTCCCCGGCCGCCACCCCCTCGTTGTTGGGACGCCCGACCCAGCCGCAAGGGCAAagcccgccgcgccgcgcagAGGATCTTGGGGCCCCGAACAGAACACCAGCATCAAGCCCACTACGCTCAACTTCGACGCCGACAGGACGCCGGGCAAGGAGCGGCCGGCCTTGTCTACGCCGGTAAAGGAGCGGCCGACCTTGGCGACGCCTGTCAGGGAGCGGGGGCTCGCGGCGTCACCGGCGTCGGTGAGGAAGAGCAGCAGCGTGCTGCCCAGGCTGACCAGGAGCAAGAGCTTCGTCGCAGACAGGGACAACCATCCCAAGATCCCCAAAAGCCCATATCCCGCTGTACGGTGCACATCAACTGAATAAATTAGGGGCAAATTGCGCCTTTTTTTTTCGAATGTGTAATTCTTGATTTCTGATGGTTTGGTTGCACTGTATGTATGAGTGTTGTGCAGGAGAAGAGCTCAGTAAGCTGCACGGCCTCGCGGGTGATGAGGAGAGTGGTGAAGGAGGAAGAGCCCTCCTCACCTCCTTCCGATGACGAGCTCGGCAGCTCGGCGACATCCTCCAAGAAGCGATCGTCGACGGCTGCTCGCGTGCCGGTGCCAGGGAAGCTCAGTGTACTCGGGAAGGTACTATCGAATCGAGCAGCAAGCCATGGATCAATTCTTGTTTGCCAAAAAACCTTGATACATGTGTGACTTGGTTGATGCGTGCTGTCTGTCATTCAGGAAGCCATGGAGCAGAGGGAGCAGGCTCAGAAGGCGGCCCTCGAGGCGCTGCGCAATGCCTCAGCCACCGACAACGTGGTTAGGATCTACAAGTATGTGTGATTTCCGTCGCAATTTGACAGTGATTGTGTGTGTAGACTGTAGAACGATGTCGCTTGTCAAAGTCTGATCTGATGGTATGCTCTGCTGTTGTTGAACATGGCAGGATCTTCTCTGAATTGAGCAAGACGGCGAGGCCGGACGCGCCGGCCACCTGTTTCGACAGCTTCCTCAGCTTCCACCAGGAGGCCGTGCAGGCCGTCACCGACATCGAGGCCATCCAGGCGGCCACGTCGATGGCCGCCGCCGTGGCGAGCGACGAGCAGCCCGAGGACGCGCCGCCGGTCTTGCAGGAGATAGCTCAGAACAGGGCTGCCGTGCGGCGGAGAGGCCTAGGCAGCGGTGGGGTGTCCAAGTCAGTGTCGTTCGCGCCCGGCACGTTGGATCCGAAGcaggacgacggcggcggcaagACAACCCGGAGCTCGATTGCCAGCAAAAAGTGCCTCGCCATGGACAAGATCGGCGAAGACGGCGGCGACGAGAAGAGATCAACTTCTTCAGCTACCACTGCACATTCTGCTCTGGGCTCGTCGCTTAAGCTGGCGAAGCAGGTACAGGCCGAAGCAGGGAGCTGGTTCATGGAGTTCTTGGAGGCCGCGCTGGAGACCGGCCTGAAGAAGAGCAAGGCGTCCGCGATGGCGGACGGACGGAAGCagagcagctgctgctgcccgCAGTCGCTGATGCTGCGGGTGATCAACTGGGTGGAGGTGGAGCAGAGCGGCGGCGACAGCAGCGGCAGGAAGCACGCCCACCCGAGGGCGGCTGCCATCGCAAGGAAGCTCAGAATAAAGGCCAAGAATCCATGATGCCCCGCTAATGACGTGTTACGATCTGATTCTTCTAGGAGGATAATTTGTTGTGGTAGAATGTGAAGAAGAAAGTGAATGCTTCAATTGTTTTACAGTATAGATTGTTTCAAAATTTCATGAAGCCTACTTGAGCGGGTGCTGTACTGAAGTTACCATATTGTGTGTGTGTTAAGTACATTGTTCATTATTATTCTTGCTTGTCTGTTGCATTTTGCTGTGATTCATTGTAATTGTACAGCTGTTGCAGACGACTTCTGTGGGGTTGTGTAGGTAGGTAATTGTGCAATCCGGTCGGCCGCCAAATCGACATGGAGATTCAAAGCGTATTCGAGATGCAACTTTTGAATTTACTCTCCTCAAAATGTATGGTCCGTTTGGTTCGACTAATTTTACCATATATTATTGACTTAAAAAAACTAAGTACCAAACTTTAGTAaactttaataaaatattatatctaTGACAAGTAGATCATGAGACTAAAAAGTTTAGTAAACTAGAATAGTGGTAGTAAACATTGGCTAATAAAATTAAGTTTGACTAAAATTTAAACGTGACAAATATTGTTACAACCTAAACCGGCTCAGAAAAATGATTAGTATTGTACTTGAATTCATGCGAGATTACAGGGGTGAGTTTATCAGACAAAGAAATGTTGGCAACCTCGCTACTCCTTAGCTACTTGGACCATAGGTCTATGTATTCTATAGGCGTGAATATGGAACAGAATATTCTTTCCAGATGTTGTGCTGCTGCTTCCGCCTCTTTCCTTCCATACATACGGCACCCTTACAGACGTGACGGATGTCCATACCCTCTGTACGAGTGACAGGTGGGCCTAGATAACGTTGGCCCTACGTGTCATAGGCCTACAAAATTAAATGCTGTCACGCACGGGAACAAGGTCCCTTGGCACGGCACCAGCAGCGTCCGCCTGGCACGCAATAGTtcgaaaagaagaagaagcaaagcaaCCGAAGGATGCCCGGCCCCACACGCAGCCGCTTAATAAAAGTGGAAATTAAGCAAAATTCCATTCTCTTTTAATCACCCCCGGAAAACCAATCTAAACTTGTCCAGTCCCGCCGGAGTAACCCCCATCGGCCATTAGACCCTTTTCGCATGAGAAGTCTTTTTAGGAGTTTTGGAAAATATTAtgattttacaaaaattatagTATCTATATCCATCTATACTTATAAAATACACACGTGATAATAAAACCGAACGATCTTCACCATCCATTCGAGTTGATAAAATGATCACCATATAAAGATTCTTCATATTTAtctttccaaaaatacatttaaatcATATTAATTGTCTTCTATATCTTAGACATCAAATATTTACCTTTACATCTAGATGTCCAATATTTACTTTGCAtgtattctaaaaatacattcaatagCTCGTTATTTAACTTCTATACATATACATCTAATATTTAGCTTCTATTGTTGGTGTGAATATTTACTTTCTATATATTACTATATCATATATTGTTACATGCATGTGAAACATGTGTGCAGTTGTTAGTTCTGTATAATTCACTAATTGTAGCGAATTCAGACAATCTTCACGGTCTATTCGAATTGATCAAACAGTCAATGTGCAAAGTTAGACCTCATTTCTCCCATCATTTGTCTTTCAAACCTAGACGTTCAATATTTATCTTTTGTACATTTTAAAGATACACTAACTCTTTTATTATTTAACTttcatattttttcaaattcCTTTATACTGGATTGATTTCACGTGTGCAACATGTGTAGTTACTGGTTTAGATTTATATATAATAGAAGGCattttgtatttttgaaaatcGTAGTATTGTTAAAAATATGGTCTTTCTGAAGAAACTCCGTCCAAGATTTGTTTTCTAAACCGTGATATTCGTGACTTTAGTTTCTATAATCTATAAAAGTATAGGGTGTCGTTACGTGTTTTTGGAAACTCATTCAAACAGGCCCGTAATCTTCTTCCCTTCAGTTCCGTTAATCCAATCCTGTATTGCTCTcgccctttcctttttctttcttgtccTCCTCGCTTCTTCAAGTTCCAGCCTTCCATCCATCCCCCGCATCCAAAGTACAACCCGACCCGACCccacctcgcgcgcgccgcACCACACGCCGCACGCGCTCCGAACCGTCTGGAACGGTGGAACCAGGAGCGCAGCGGAGGCGGCGGGAGAGGCGGCAACATGGGCGAGTACTGCGCCGCCGCGGAGGCGGACTCCGCGCTCACGACGGCGGCGTCCGCGGTGCCGCCGACACGCGCCTCGCAGTCCCCGCCGGCGGCGGGCAACCCGCGTTACGGGAGCTGCGACCGCCGGTACATGAAGCAGGTCTTCGACAACCTCCACGGGAGCATCTCGCTCGACCCGGTTCGCTCCGCTGCTCCTTCCCTCCCTACCCGTACTCCTCTCCCCAACCGCTGCTCCTTCCTTGCTTGTTTCggtgctcctcctcctacccCTGTTGTTTTGGAAGTGGAGGAATCAATGAACGGTGCGTTCCTTGCTATCCGATTTGCCGTTTGAGTTGGCCCCAATTGGGCTCGCTTTTTGTTGGGAACTGCGCGCTGGACTATGCAATGTCGTTTCGATTTTGCGACGCGTCTGTTTTATTTCATTCTACTACGTACCACAGTTTACTCCGTTGATGCTATCATTTTTAATCGTTTGAAAGCAACAATTTGCCACCCTTGGAGGGCTTGCCTCCGTCCCTAAAATTCCTTGGTGATGCCTTGATGATTTCAACCGACTATAATTCCATCTCTTTTGTTTATAGTTGCAATGCATGTGCTACTTTAATTTTCTAGTGTAAGTATTCGAGCCACTTCATGTTGCATCTGATGTGGCGCACCGACTGCTTATTGCATGATTAACTATACATGTGCCGTGTTGCTTTCAAAATAATAAAATCAATGggggcaaaaattcaaaaatagacaacaaacATCAccgtatttaccaaaatagataacatatcagtatatttgcaaatctagtatctgtattcagcacctcaaaCACCGAAAATCCGATTGTGGTACCTAAGGTGCCGAAAAAGGATGGGCTCggcctatattcggcacctcaagtgCCGAATACGGGCTGCCGTGCATCACCGCTCCCGTTGTGTGATTTGTTTAGATAACTTTTTTGTGGAAGTAGTTGTGTAGGGAACTTTTTTGTGAATGTTGGGATGATGCAAATTataatttgtcgaacaataatATTTGTGAagtacaattatcatataacccgatATAGAGGTTgcatacgctgataaacattacatgagatATGTGGTTTTTCGTCACTGCGTGAATGGACGTTAACCATAAAAAGATAATAACAATAATCGTTggtatgtacggtacgcctaaagactaacttaatagcgtgcTGCTGCTAAACCAAACGTgacttagggaataaaaataaaccGAGTTACAATAAATGCTCTCTATTGAGTGTATCTAGGATATTCGTTctttcgcagggcatcgggGCCCTCCGTTTTAGcgtgacgggccctctcccgctttcCTTCTCTCTTTGCTTTACGTGTCTCAGCCGTACatataagacactaaccatataCCCATCAAACTAAACTAATAAAATGGaaaggtaaacaaaataaatagtcatgtCTTacatttgcatagttcatagtgcATAGATATTGAATACCTAGATAATCTTAAGATagcggaggaaagtgatgacgCAAATTAGCTGAAGCATGCCAGCTGTGCTAGTTAATGCTATTAGGGTGAGATGTTTATCGTCTCCGATGTGTTAATGAGAAGTTGTAAAGATAGATACTAGCAAATTcaccatcattttcagggtcatcaatATCCTTCGGAGAGGGAGGCCTTGGAGGGAGGGGTCGTTATGGCATGAAATTGTCGTCATCGTCgttatcttgagctatcacggtagtagCACATCTTATTTCCTTGTCGGTTGTACGTCATCTCGATGTGctgcgtgaacgtcctcttgtagTGATCATTGAACTTTCTTCTATATTGCTGCTGAAACGTCGAGGCATTAGGGGCATGAAATTATCATTCTCATCGTCCACCTCATTTTTTGGATGAGTAATAGAGGACGCCCCTGTACCCTTTAGATTCGCTGATCGTCATCGttttctacgcgaaccaggcatgACACCCTCACtaaagagcatatacatcaccaagaagtttgtgatgtcTCTATTGATCAACTATGTGTCTTTCGGGAGCGCCTaatgcaaaagaggagcattcgaatcaatagaaaaaagataagtagggtgagcacataaGAAATTGCGAACCTGAATGTGgaatgcatactggtcgggcaatATCATtatcgttctttgcctcctaaAGAAACCTAGAACGGAAGGATGGCCAGTCACTTGGCACACCCTTAGATACGTTTGATGCTGCTCGTGCAAGAGGGTCCTAAGGTTCTTGGTGGTTACATGTTAGAGCGAAACGGTTAACGTAGAACAGAAAGGTCTTGTATGCAATTTGGTCATAGCTTGGATTAGGTTCTCCTTGAAGGGGTCATTCATCCATTCACACACAACCTGTACTCGAAGATCTCTTCATAGATTTATTAATCCTTCACTGCAACGTTATAGTGTTGTACCAAAGCACGAATCtctgattatttaagaaacattaaacaagtattaaatattataattaatatgtaacaaagcttaataaataagtaaaaaataaagttatgtgctagaattatttgacaaacattacataattaaaaataattaaattaacaatacagtgaatattACATAATATGAATGACTACGacaataaaatcaataatacatgtgtcgtTAACAAATACAAGTGCACatcactattaattaaaaaaatttaatgtgACAATTTCGATGCATTGTGATTTTAATTGAATCTTTCTCTCCAATCCAATTATTTTGAatctttctgatttttttctttttcctttctttttctctcttttctcttattgCACTGACACCCTACTTACACCTATGaagagcatgcatgcactagGCCATCACCCTATGCCACCACTAGCATAAAGTGCTACCACTATAcatcatgttattaaactaattaaataatctaattatactGACTAATTAAATTCACGCTACTTACTATTATACGATTTAATTActctgactaagcaaataattactattatacagaTTCGCGCTAATTATTATTACACTgtctaagcaaataatcaatcTAAGtaaataattatacaaatgtaattgaacgaattaaacaatctacttattCTAATTACTTTTATTGCtataagtattaattaaatatatcaTTTAATTACTTATTCTAACTCgcactgctgctgctcctcgccTCGAGCTAATTCTCCTCTCCTGGCGCTGCTGTTGCTCTCCTCCTTTGCTCGCGCTGCTCGTATCCTCTCTTCTCGCAGTGTTGCATCTCCTTATAGCGAAACACGCCTGCGCGAGGAAGCACAAGGGGACAACAGCGCGTGGGGTGCTATCAAAACCAACAAAAGCAAAACCGGCTGGCACACCGAAAGCGGCGACATGACACGACGTGAAGGGACGCACCACCACGCTGGCCCATCCTTTTTCGGCGCCTCAGGTACCGAAATTGGATTTTCGGTGTTTGATGTGCCAGatacaggtgctagatttacaaatacgccgatatgttatctattttccCAAATACGGTGGTgtttgttgtctatttttggatttttgcccttAGACTACGTGTAACATTCTTCTTCTAATGTAATTGTAGAATACTACTACTAACCTTGAGAACGagatgttttatttttattgactCATTGggccattaaaaaaaaatcttgggCGGCTTTTGTGGTTTGACTATTACATGTGACTTCAAAGTATTAGGTTATTGTAGGTGGATCTAACGTGAGGTGTTATAAGGGTAATTAAAAATTGAAACTGTTTTAGCATTTCAGTTGACTATTTTTGTGTGGGCGGGCTGTTTCACCTTGGGTGCATTACTAGTATTCACTCCACTGTAGTGGAAGAGAAACCGTTGGTGTACATGGCAAGTCTACGTTGGCCCGTTCTGATGTAGTTGACAAGTTAAACTCTACTACTTCACATTCTCACATTTGTACTTGTGACGTTTTACTTGCGACCGCAGATAGCAACTTGGATATTCCTTTAATACCAGTGTTTTGAATAGTCATGGACCCAATGTTGTCTTAACACTGGTGGCGTTACCGCGTTAGCATTGGACCCATTTTCAGTGATAAGTAAAACATATGATGATTCATACTTGATATATTCATCTAGTTATAAAATTTGGACCTATGCAGATTCCACTATGAGGGTCAATGTGAAATTTATTTGTTCTATGGCTTGTAATTGTTGCTAGGGCTGTTCAAAAACCGGTTGAGCAGTAATAAGTAATAATCCAACAATAATACTACATGAGCATGCATGCTTTTGCAGCTGCTGAAGTTTGTGTTACTGCATTTGTTTGTAACCCTATTGACCCGGTCTGCATAACCCTAATGGCCATGCCTGGATACCGCTGTTTTCATGCTGCTGGCAATTTGGGTAATCACTTTGAGTTTCAACGCTTTGCATCTGTATTAAGGCTACgactggttttttttttttcgagagAGAAAAGCCTACAACTGTTTTGAATCTAGGATTCACAGCAGTGCTTTATCAAATCATTTACTTGTGAATTTTTATGACCTGGTAACTAGGGATTACTCAGCAGTCACGATTTGGATGTGTTGACACTAACATCTTATATATAGTTTTCTCCTGAACTGGCTATGGTACCATTCAAGTAATTTCTGCCGCTCAAAACATCCccatataaataataattattaccATCTTTGCTCTGCAGTTGGCTCTGCAGTTTGTGGATACCGAGGAGTTTCAGAGGTGGCTATGGTTCTCCTAAACAATTACTGTTCATTTATCTATTCCTTGATTGCCTAATATGGTTTCATTTCAATGTATCGTGCCATTTAGGTTGCGGGACCTAAAACAACTCGGTGAGTTCAGTTTCTTTCTCACTTTGTGGAATTGTGGTAGTTAAACTTGATAAAAGTTTCCAAAACTAAATGTAATTCCATTGCTTGTTATTTGTTGTTTGGCATTCTAGTGAAGACGTATTTGGCAAATGGCATTCTAGCCAAGACAACAATTTGTCCAACAAGATTCATGTTTGTTGTTAATCTATCCATGAGAGCCAAGATATTAATGATTTCAATGTTTCATTATCGCTTCCTTATTGAATTGACCAGGCTACAGTGCATTTACTATTTGTCCAGAAAATCATGCAGTGGTTGAAATACATAGCGTTTTCATGATGTCCCTGAAATCCGCTTAGTTGGCTGTTTATTTTTGTGCAACCCCAATCTCTGTTTTATCATTTACATAGACACTTGTTTTCAAGTTTTCTATGGCTAGAAAGAACACATCTGATAGCTCTTTTCTTATTTGTGAAATCCAGTTTAGATGGACTTTACAGTATCATTTGTTTTTTATGTTTCCGTAACATGCTTTCAATGTTTTTCAGGTCTTACATATTATGTCTACCCTGGAGCTGTCCACACACGCTTTGAACATTCATTAGGTGTTTATTCGTTGGCTGGGGAGGCTATGAACAATCTTAAAATGTATCAGGTCTGTACAACATAAATCTCAAGTTGATTGAAATGCTGCAACTGATAGGTGAATAGTTAAGGTAACGCTTTCTTTCAACAGGGAGAAGAGCTTGGAATTGATCACGTCGACATGCAAACTGTAAAGCTTGCAGGTTGGTGCACTCATCCAGGGCTCCATTAAGTATTGAATATACTTTTTATCTTTGTTTTAATCGTATTCAGGCCTCTTGCATGATATTGGTCATGGCCCCTTCAGTCATTTGTTTGAGCATGAGTTTCTTCCTCGTGTTATTCCTGGATCAACCTGGTAACTCTCTTTGGCAATTGGCATGTTTTCATATTTGCTGTTATTTTCAAGTTTCTATTTATGTTGACCTAGAATAGAAGATTTGAGCTATATATATCTCTAAGTTATGTTTAGATTCCATGACTCAAAAGACAGGGCCTAGGTCATTCTACTTGTATAGCTGTTTTCTGTGTATGCATATATCTGTTCCCTTCTCCAGTGGTCATTACGTATAGTATGTTTTGTTTTGGTGCTACTTtagttgttaaggttttatgCCTTTTGATCACCTGACATTAAAGTTACATGCTGTTTATATTCACATTCTGGACAGACATTGATTGTGCTGCTTCTTGGCATGATGATATAGTGTGATCCTTCCACCACTCGTCTAGACATGCATGTTACCATCTTAAATCTATCTTAGGACTCCGGTTGGTCTATTAGTACCTTCTTTACACTTTTCTTCATTCAGGTCCCACGAAGAGATGTCTGTACTTCTGTTGGACAGTATTGTTGACAAACACACAATAGATATTGAAGCTGATTATCTCAAAATGGTAAAGGTAAGCTGCATTTTGCTTTCAGCCCTTGTGTGGTACGCACTAATGGCCATCATTTAGCTGATTCTCCTTTCCTTCATTAAGAGGATGTTTGAAGTCTTTTAACTTGTGAATATTGGAGAATTATGTTTAACATGTTATGTGATTTATCATTTTTCTTTGCATACGGAATAAGTGGAGGAAAAGAGGGCAGGGtttacatgaaaagaaaactAAATAATTGCATATAGCTCGTTGCAGTACCAAGCTTTAATATTAATCTTTAAAATGCTCTGCAGGAGATGATACTTGCCAGCTCTAAGTTTGCCACCACAAAAGTATGTATCTTGTTCTCTGTTGCCATCTTAGTTATTTATACATATTGAATGCATTGGCTTACTTTGGATGCATATTGAATGCATTGGCTTACTTTGGATGCATATTGAATGCATTGGCTTACTTTGGATGACTTCGAAACTTTTTTCTTCAGAGTGCAAAGGAGAAGCATTTTCTTTATGACATTGTTGCTAATGGTCGCAATGGTATAGATGTTGACAAGTAAGGGCCATCTTTGAATTGAACTTATGATATTTCCTGCTTTATGCCCTCAGTGGTTTCTACCATCATCTGGTTATGCTATAATGTAGAGTTACTGTGCAGGTTCGACTACATTGGCCGTGATTGCAGAGCATGTGGTCTTGGCTGTAATTTCCAGTATTGGAGGTATATTTCCTTTCTTTTGCTGCACCTATGTTaaattcttcttgttgttggcCCTGTTAGTTGAGATTAGGAACGTGAGAATCAATATAAAGAACCTTTGTAAAACATTTCACCTCAATCTGTTCCTGTGGGATTTCTGCTTggcttctttttttaattttatttggtCATTGTAGTGTTTGTCTCCCACACCTTTTCTTTTCAGGTGGCTTGCGTCATAGATTATTTGGTTAAAAATGAATATAAGGATGAAAGGCTGTATAGCAGACAAACTAGAAACGTGTTAGAAAATAGGTAGAGGGGCATAATTTTCCTGTTCTGTCAGATTCTTGCTGTGTCAGTTTCCCTTTGGTATCTTGCTGAGCAACACTTGAAGTGTATGTCACTTATATCAACACGGAAAGAAAGGAATCTCAAACTGAAAGGTCAGACAAGGCTTTATAACTCTTATGATCAAATACTCTTGTCCTGCAAGCTTTATATGAGACTTGGCTAAATGATTGCAGAAAGTTTTAGGCATTGAATACAGCACGGCTTGTGTTTGTACGAAGAACTCAGATTGACCTTTTCTTTTGATATATTTACTGCTGCGGCACTGCCACATAATTATTACATCTTGTAAATCTATATTGCCTTTTTCCTgaaggttaacagaaggcatgCGAGTGATGGGTGACGAAATTTGTTATCCAGCCAAAGATTGTAGGTGGTTCATATATAGTTCACCTGTTCAAATTTTATCTGTGCTATTTGttccatttttttaaaattatcaaAATGTAACTTATCATGTCTTATTGGGAACTATAGACCTGAGCATCCATAAATTGTTTACAACACGTGCTGATCTGCACCGGACTGTTTACACCCATGCCAAAGTAAAGGTATGGATGATTATATAGCCTTACCTTTTGTCGTTTCgacataactttgttttgtttgCATACAAAAAATATCATGTTACATCATCtaacaacataaaaaaggaaaaaagaacctATGAATAAGTCCAGCTTGGAGACAATATTTGTGTTGCTTCTAAATCAATGAGGATTCAAATACAGCCCTTGACTGGATTTCCTGTGACCACTGGTAAATCGTTGGTTTAAATGTTTGTTTTTTCAATTCCTACGGTGAAGGTCTATATAGTGCTATATTACAGAGGTGTTGGATGAAGCCTTGTAGTTATTTTGAATTGGCCTTCCTTTTAGCTTTAAGTAAACAGGTTTCATGTTTTAAATTTGTTTCTCATATCAATTTCATTTGTGGGTGCCTTTAAGTTATTATACCATTAACTTTTT
This region includes:
- the LOC133895289 gene encoding uncharacterized protein LOC133895289 isoform X1; protein product: MGEYCAAAEADSALTTAASAVPPTRASQSPPAAGNPRYGSCDRRYMKQVFDNLHGSISLDPLALQFVDTEEFQRLRDLKQLGLTYYVYPGAVHTRFEHSLGVYSLAGEAMNNLKMYQGEELGIDHVDMQTVKLAGLLHDIGHGPFSHLFEHEFLPRVIPGSTWSHEEMSVLLLDSIVDKHTIDIEADYLKMVKEMILASSKFATTKSAKEKHFLYDIVANGRNGIDVDKFDYIGRDCRACGLGCNFQYWRLTEGMRVMGDEICYPAKDYLSIHKLFTTRADLHRTVYTHAKVKAVELMLVDALIEANDYLGISLHANDPEDFWQLDDTIIKSIETAPNNELKKAKEIIQRIRRRELYKFCNQYSVPKDKLEHFKNITAQDIVCSQKSSEVLLKEEDVAVSNVKIDLTRGKDSPLESIKFFKDFGCDQKFPITDDRVSHLLPAYNEDRIVRVYAKKPELVEAVSEAFENLQLRIYGEKTQVHDTPKKKRTRLN
- the LOC133895289 gene encoding uncharacterized protein LOC133895289 isoform X2; translated protein: MGEYCAAAEADSALTTAASAVPPTRASQSPPAAGNPRYGSCDRRYMKQVFDNLHGSISLDPLALQFVDTEEFQRLRDLKQLGLTYYVYPGAVHTRFEHSLGVYSLAGEAMNNLKMYQGEELGIDHVDMQTVKLAGLLHDIGHGPFSHLFEHEFLPRVIPGSTWSHEEMSVLLLDSIVDKHTIDIEADYLKMVKEMILASSKFATTKSAKEKHFLYDIVANGRNGIDVDKFDYIGRDCRACGLGCNFQYWRLTEGMRVMGDEICYPAKDYLSIHKLFTTRADLHRTVYTHAKVKAVELMLVDALIEANDYLGISLHANDPEDFWQLDDTIIKSIETAPNNELKKAKEIIQRIRRRELYKKSSEVLLKEEDVAVSNVKIDLTRGKDSPLESIKFFKDFGCDQKFPITDDRVSHLLPAYNEDRIVRVYAKKPELVEAVSEAFENLQLRIYGEKTQVHDTPKKKRTRLN
- the LOC133895282 gene encoding uncharacterized protein LOC133895282 — encoded protein: MTTLSSGVLLKLLDGMKTGAAKPVGEHRTAVLQVTDIVPAEMDEKDLWPKHGQFYVKVSDASHSIYAILPLAQADLVLSNKLHLGQFVHVDRLDPASPVPVIVGARPLPGRHPLVVGTPDPAARAKPAAPRRGSWGPEQNTSIKPTTLNFDADRTPGKERPALSTPVKERPTLATPVRERGLAASPASVRKSSSVLPRLTRSKSFVADRDNHPKIPKSPYPAEKSSVSCTASRVMRRVVKEEEPSSPPSDDELGSSATSSKKRSSTAARVPVPGKLSVLGKEAMEQREQAQKAALEALRNASATDNVVRIYKIFSELSKTARPDAPATCFDSFLSFHQEAVQAVTDIEAIQAATSMAAAVASDEQPEDAPPVLQEIAQNRAAVRRRGLGSGGVSKSVSFAPGTLDPKQDDGGGKTTRSSIASKKCLAMDKIGEDGGDEKRSTSSATTAHSALGSSLKLAKQVQAEAGSWFMEFLEAALETGLKKSKASAMADGRKQSSCCCPQSLMLRVINWVEVEQSGGDSSGRKHAHPRAAAIARKLRIKAKNP